The following are from one region of the Alicyclobacillus fastidiosus genome:
- the ltrA gene encoding group II intron reverse transcriptase/maturase yields the protein MRSHDEQRQQKTPQGTSSQEEAVKPQGTDTRGLSSSSAQVETPTCEGGTSLLEKVLERQNMLYALDRVELNKGAPGVDGVDVKSLRGYVVEHWASIRQQLLAETYKPQPVRRVEIPKSGGGKRGLGIPTVIDRLIQQALLQVLTPIFDPTFSEHSYGFRPGRKAHDAVLQAQKHIQAGYRWTVDMDLEKFFDRVNHDILMSRVARRVKDKRVLRLIRAYLNAGVMVNGIATRTELGTPQGGPLSPLLANILLDDFDKELERRGHKFVRYADDCNIYVKSRRAGDRVKASLTRYLEDNLKLKVNRGKSAVDRPWKRKFLGYSFLSHKRAPIRLADKTIERFKDRVREITNRTRSVSLQERVRQLNAYILGWVAYFRLAEMKRHCERFDEWIRRRLRMCIWKQWKRVRTRIRELRALKQPEWVVLMMANARRGSWEMARNLNNAMDKTYFEELGLRSIQERFLQLRSAS from the coding sequence ATGCGTTCGCATGACGAGCAACGACAGCAGAAAACTCCGCAAGGAACCTCGAGTCAGGAGGAAGCGGTGAAGCCGCAAGGGACTGATACGCGAGGGCTCAGTTCGTCGTCGGCACAAGTAGAGACCCCAACCTGCGAAGGCGGTACATCCTTGCTGGAAAAGGTGCTAGAGCGACAAAACATGCTCTATGCCCTAGACAGGGTCGAGTTGAACAAGGGAGCGCCGGGTGTAGATGGTGTAGACGTAAAATCCTTACGAGGTTACGTCGTCGAACACTGGGCTAGCATTCGCCAGCAGTTGCTCGCGGAGACCTACAAACCGCAACCAGTCAGACGGGTCGAAATCCCGAAATCCGGAGGCGGGAAGCGGGGATTGGGAATCCCAACCGTGATTGACCGACTCATCCAGCAAGCGCTACTCCAAGTGCTAACACCCATTTTCGATCCGACATTCAGCGAGCACAGCTACGGTTTCCGCCCTGGGCGGAAAGCGCATGATGCAGTACTCCAGGCACAAAAGCACATCCAAGCGGGCTACCGATGGACGGTAGACATGGACTTGGAGAAATTCTTTGACCGCGTGAACCACGACATCTTGATGTCGCGGGTAGCACGTAGGGTGAAGGACAAGCGAGTGCTGAGGCTGATACGGGCGTATCTGAATGCAGGTGTCATGGTGAACGGGATTGCAACAAGAACAGAGCTGGGAACACCGCAGGGTGGACCGCTCAGCCCGTTACTCGCAAACATTCTGCTCGACGACTTTGACAAAGAGCTGGAACGGCGAGGACACAAGTTCGTCCGATACGCCGATGATTGCAATATCTATGTCAAAAGCCGTCGCGCCGGAGACCGCGTGAAGGCATCCCTGACAAGGTACTTGGAGGACAACCTGAAACTCAAAGTAAATCGGGGCAAGAGTGCAGTAGACAGACCGTGGAAGCGAAAGTTTCTAGGGTACAGTTTTCTGTCACATAAACGCGCCCCGATACGACTAGCAGACAAAACGATTGAGCGATTCAAAGACCGCGTTCGAGAAATCACGAATCGAACGAGAAGTGTGTCTTTGCAAGAACGAGTGCGCCAACTGAATGCCTATATCCTAGGATGGGTGGCATATTTTCGACTTGCTGAAATGAAGAGACACTGCGAACGATTCGATGAATGGATACGACGAAGATTGCGGATGTGCATATGGAAACAGTGGAAGCGGGTACGAACAAGAATCCGCGAACTGCGTGCACTGAAGCAACCCGAATGGGTTGTACTCATGATGGCAAACGCTCGACGCGGAAGTTGGGAAATGGCAAGAAACTTAAACAACGCCATGGACAAAACATACTTTGAGGAACTTGGTCTGCGGAGTATACAGGAGAGGTTCTTGCAACTTCGTAGTGCTTCATGA